In one window of Vibrio sp. DW001 DNA:
- a CDS encoding bifunctional helix-turn-helix transcriptional regulator/GNAT family N-acetyltransferase, producing MGTEQDLVEGIRFTSRNLVRQLGFMGGRFAGTKLSPSTVHALIEIGRESITASELTHLLLLEKSSVSRMLRKLKGQGMVYEEPCKTDCRVKRLSLTMKGSKHVEEIHQFARHQVVSALNKLELSQQYTIQRGLELYSGALSGDDVLPKKTRVEIIEGYVPSVVGQITQLHASYYSRESGFGAKFEAVVANGLADFCCRLDNPVNQIWTAILGGEIIGSIAIDGEDLGDSKAHLRWFIVSDKARGTGVGKVLLDIALAFVDTLNFAETHLWTFSGLNTARYLYETRGFLLEEEHLGSRWGTEVTEQCFVRLSCNKTSMF from the coding sequence ATGGGGACGGAACAAGATTTGGTAGAAGGTATACGATTTACTTCTCGTAACTTAGTTAGACAACTTGGTTTCATGGGCGGGAGGTTCGCTGGTACAAAACTGTCTCCTTCAACTGTTCATGCGTTGATTGAAATAGGTCGAGAGAGCATTACTGCAAGCGAACTTACCCACTTGCTTTTACTTGAAAAATCGAGTGTAAGCAGGATGCTACGTAAGTTGAAAGGACAAGGTATGGTATATGAAGAACCATGCAAAACCGATTGTAGAGTAAAGAGATTATCGTTGACAATGAAGGGGAGCAAGCACGTTGAAGAGATTCATCAGTTCGCGAGACATCAAGTAGTTAGCGCGTTAAATAAACTTGAATTAAGTCAACAATATACCATCCAAAGAGGTCTTGAGCTTTATAGTGGTGCCCTTTCGGGCGACGATGTTCTGCCAAAGAAAACACGAGTTGAAATAATCGAAGGATACGTTCCTTCAGTTGTGGGACAAATAACCCAACTTCACGCTAGCTACTACTCTAGAGAATCGGGTTTTGGAGCAAAATTTGAAGCAGTGGTAGCGAATGGTTTAGCTGACTTCTGCTGCCGATTAGATAATCCTGTCAATCAAATTTGGACTGCCATTTTAGGTGGGGAAATAATCGGTTCAATTGCTATTGACGGTGAAGATCTTGGAGACAGTAAGGCTCATCTCCGTTGGTTTATAGTCAGTGATAAAGCAAGAGGGACTGGAGTTGGTAAGGTTCTTTTAGATATCGCACTTGCTTTCGTTGATACTCTAAACTTCGCAGAGACTCACCTGTGGACATTTTCAGGTTTAAATACAGCGAGATACCTATATGAGACCCGAGGTTTTTTATTGGAAGAGGAACACTTAGGATCACGATGGGGAACTGAAGTAACGGAACAATGTTTTGTTCGTTTAAGCTGCAACAAAACCTCTATGTTTTGA
- a CDS encoding SDR family NAD(P)-dependent oxidoreductase: MEAKTIVITGASDGIGKEAAKILKKHGHNVILVGRNVRKTEEVAKSLSADFFVSDYSKLSNVYTLANNLLSKLSNIDVLINNAGGVSDIASKTEDGFDEVIQVNYLAPFLLTQLLLPMLQNDQASIINTASEGHRLFGQLDLIDLYNGVTHTPEKSYGDSKIALILFSSELQKRYGENGLPSMSFCPGVVHSNFASKSPSFRSMMSMFPSISAQVGAKPLIHFAEGSPGVSWEKGAYYDRLTLTKPSKQVQNLQLQTDLWTLTELMLKL, encoded by the coding sequence ATGGAAGCGAAAACAATAGTTATTACAGGCGCTAGTGATGGAATAGGTAAAGAAGCCGCTAAAATTCTTAAAAAGCACGGTCACAACGTAATACTTGTTGGTCGCAACGTTCGTAAAACTGAAGAAGTAGCGAAGAGTTTAAGCGCTGATTTTTTTGTTTCTGATTATTCCAAGCTCTCAAATGTATACACACTAGCAAATAATTTACTTTCAAAGCTATCAAACATTGATGTATTAATCAATAATGCGGGTGGTGTATCAGATATAGCTTCCAAAACAGAGGACGGGTTTGATGAAGTGATACAAGTCAATTATTTAGCCCCATTTTTGTTAACACAACTCTTACTACCGATGCTACAGAATGACCAAGCATCTATAATCAATACAGCTAGTGAAGGACATCGTTTATTCGGGCAGCTCGATCTTATTGACTTGTATAACGGTGTTACACATACTCCAGAGAAGTCTTATGGTGACTCAAAGATAGCGTTGATTTTATTTAGTTCAGAATTGCAAAAACGATATGGCGAGAATGGATTGCCATCGATGTCTTTTTGTCCCGGTGTGGTTCATTCGAATTTTGCATCAAAGTCCCCCAGTTTTAGAAGTATGATGAGTATGTTCCCTTCAATCTCAGCCCAAGTAGGTGCAAAGCCATTGATTCATTTTGCGGAGGGTTCGCCCGGAGTTTCCTGGGAAAAAGGAGCTTATTACGATAGGCTCACTCTAACAAAACCAAGTAAACAAGTTCAAAATCTCCAGCTACAAACAGATTTATGGACCTTGACAGAATTGATGCTGAAATTATGA
- a CDS encoding heavy metal sensor histidine kinase — protein MIFKNSLTWRLNLFYIVAVTLSLITLSTFLWYELVTCFLKEEVIILNSRADKIKEIFSNTHFNKDFDTLKKFEKTLEGVTIRINKPDDKTVIYTSDKIYFPENLINDEIKYYTNYDLEKNITYYNIKGVKKTPYMDNNLFEWRDKSSYYRGMRIFLTVDHLDSLPILVTIGINIDHHRYFLHDFTGTLSIFTTKFILIATVISALLHWFLTNQGLQPLQILIKKATLVSGKDIQQRMPVENIPSEISVLSETLNNMLSRLDYSFRRLENFSSDIAHELRTPINNLMMQTQVSISQPRTKEEYLTTLVSNAEEFERLSKMIYDMLFLAKTDDKSNVLFIEEISLDEEVFNLFEFYEILAQERNVTLSVSGKAKLRGDRNMLNRAIGNLISNAIRHCFEGSIVNIYISRRKSKLYVYVCNDGPTIAKEDLPYLFDRFYRIGSERTHERVGLGLAITRSIAKAHGGDVSVSSGNQLTTFLLTLDLGECGQNEGSRACNLNEVSAYDPHH, from the coding sequence ATGATATTTAAGAACTCTCTGACCTGGCGTCTAAATTTGTTTTATATTGTCGCAGTAACCTTAAGTCTTATCACCTTATCTACCTTTTTATGGTATGAATTGGTAACATGCTTCTTAAAAGAAGAAGTTATTATTCTAAACAGCAGAGCTGACAAAATAAAAGAAATTTTTTCCAATACTCATTTCAACAAAGATTTTGACACGCTTAAAAAATTCGAAAAAACATTAGAAGGTGTAACAATTAGAATAAATAAGCCCGATGATAAAACTGTGATTTATACTTCAGATAAAATATACTTCCCAGAAAATCTCATTAATGATGAGATAAAATATTATACTAATTATGACTTAGAAAAAAATATCACATACTACAATATCAAAGGGGTTAAAAAAACACCATACATGGACAATAACCTGTTCGAATGGCGAGATAAATCTAGCTATTACCGAGGGATGCGAATTTTTTTAACGGTGGATCATCTAGATTCACTGCCAATACTTGTTACCATTGGTATTAATATTGATCATCATCGATACTTCTTGCATGATTTCACGGGCACACTTTCCATATTTACGACCAAATTTATTCTCATTGCTACAGTAATTAGTGCTTTGTTGCATTGGTTCCTGACTAATCAAGGATTGCAACCTCTACAAATATTAATTAAGAAGGCAACTTTGGTTTCAGGGAAAGATATTCAACAACGCATGCCTGTAGAAAATATTCCAAGTGAGATTTCAGTTTTGTCAGAAACATTAAATAATATGCTTAGTCGATTAGACTATTCTTTTCGACGCTTAGAGAACTTTTCCTCTGATATCGCTCATGAACTTCGCACTCCAATTAATAATTTAATGATGCAAACTCAAGTATCTATTTCACAACCTCGAACTAAAGAAGAATATTTAACCACTCTAGTTTCTAATGCAGAAGAATTCGAACGATTATCAAAAATGATTTATGACATGTTATTTTTGGCGAAAACAGATGATAAATCCAATGTGTTATTCATTGAAGAAATTTCTTTAGATGAGGAGGTTTTTAATCTTTTCGAGTTTTATGAAATACTTGCACAGGAGAGAAATGTTACTTTAAGTGTAAGTGGTAAAGCTAAATTACGTGGAGATAGAAATATGCTAAATCGTGCTATTGGTAATTTAATTTCAAACGCCATACGTCATTGCTTTGAAGGTAGCATCGTCAATATTTATATATCGCGAAGAAAATCAAAACTATATGTTTATGTTTGTAATGATGGACCAACTATTGCTAAAGAAGATTTACCTTATCTGTTTGACCGGTTTTATCGAATTGGCTCAGAGAGGACCCACGAACGGGTTGGATTAGGATTAGCTATTACTCGATCAATCGCTAAAGCTCATGGTGGTGATGTTTCTGTAAGTTCTGGAAATCAATTAACAACGTTTTTATTAACGTTAGACTTAGGAGAATGTGGTCAAAACGAGGGTTCCAGAGCCTGTAATTTAAATGAGGTATCTGCTTATGATCCGCACCATTAG
- a CDS encoding heavy metal response regulator transcription factor — MKLLIVEDEKKSGEYLKKGLIESNFVVDLVNNGLDGLHQAMTEKYDLIILDVMLPKLNGWQILQTLRSSQIIVPVLILTARDQLEDRVKGLELGADDYLVKPFAFIELVARIRCVLRRNNEQNYNDTILRVENLQLNLLNRRVYRDNVLISLTRKEFLLLELLMRRKGIVLSRSSIASEVWDMNFDSDTNVIDVAIRRLRNKVDKQFEPKLIHTIRGVGYVLDIIDDNAYNAVASLNQ; from the coding sequence ATGAAACTACTAATTGTTGAAGATGAGAAGAAAAGTGGAGAATATCTTAAAAAAGGCTTAATTGAATCCAATTTTGTTGTAGATTTAGTAAATAATGGACTTGATGGGTTGCATCAAGCTATGACCGAAAAATATGATTTGATTATTCTAGATGTGATGCTGCCCAAACTAAATGGTTGGCAAATTTTACAAACACTACGTAGCAGCCAAATTATTGTTCCGGTATTAATATTGACAGCGCGAGATCAACTAGAAGATCGCGTTAAAGGTTTAGAACTTGGTGCTGATGATTATCTAGTTAAACCTTTCGCTTTTATTGAATTAGTCGCCAGAATCCGGTGTGTACTAAGAAGAAATAACGAACAAAATTATAATGATACCATTCTTAGAGTAGAGAACTTACAATTAAACTTATTAAATCGACGAGTATATAGAGATAATGTTTTAATATCTTTAACAAGAAAAGAGTTCTTACTCTTAGAGTTGTTAATGCGTCGTAAAGGCATTGTGTTAAGTCGTTCTTCGATTGCATCCGAAGTATGGGATATGAATTTTGATAGTGATACAAATGTTATTGATGTTGCAATTCGACGATTGCGTAACAAAGTGGATAAACAGTTTGAACCAAAACTAATTCATACTATCAGAGGAGTAGGTTATGTATTAGATATTATAGATGACAATGCATACAACGCAGTAGCCTCGCTAAATCAATAA